A portion of the Blastochloris tepida genome contains these proteins:
- a CDS encoding ribonucleoside triphosphate reductase, whose amino-acid sequence MAPAVPVVSPSAVVKRSGQIVVFDGEKIRIAIERAGKATGEFDRPESTHLATQAIKVLAHRFKDQAPHIEQIQDVVEQVLISADHFATARAYIVYREQRARLRRDARTAVDVETSINEYLDRADWRVSANANQGYSLGGLILNVSGKVVANYWLSHVYPPEVGRAHREGDIHIHDLDMLAGYCAGWSLRTLLTEGLNGVPGKVEAAPPKHLSSAVGQIVNFLGTLQNEWAGAQAFSSFDTYLAPFVRKDQLPYAEVRQCIQELVYNLNVPSRWGTQTPFTNLTFDWTCPADLRDQVPVIAGEEMPFTYGDLQPEMDAINQAYIEVMTAGDAKGRVFTFPIPTYNITPDFPWDSENTDRLFEMTAKYGLPYFQNFVNSELKPHMVRSMCCRLQLDLRELLKRGNGLFGSAEQTGSVGVVTLNCARLGHLCRGDDVALFARLDALAEIARTSLEIKRKVIQRHIDAGLFPYTRRYLGTLRNHFATIGVNGINEMIRNFTANAEDITTDWGHAFAVRVLDHLRARITAFQEETGHLYNLEATPAEGTTYRFAREDRKRFPGILQAGTPEQPYYTNSSQLPVGFTDDPFEAMARQDELQRKYTGGTVLHLYMGERISSAAACKTLVRRALENFRLPYLTVTPTFSICPKHGYLEGEHAFCPKCDAELIARKRAAAH is encoded by the coding sequence ATGGCCCCCGCTGTGCCCGTCGTTTCGCCGTCCGCCGTCGTCAAGCGCTCGGGCCAGATCGTCGTCTTCGATGGCGAGAAGATCCGCATCGCCATCGAGCGCGCCGGCAAGGCCACCGGCGAGTTCGACCGGCCGGAGAGCACGCACCTCGCCACGCAGGCGATCAAGGTGCTGGCGCATCGCTTCAAGGATCAGGCGCCGCACATCGAGCAGATCCAGGACGTGGTCGAGCAGGTGCTGATCTCGGCCGACCATTTCGCGACTGCGCGTGCCTACATCGTCTATCGCGAGCAGCGTGCGCGGCTGCGGCGCGACGCCAGGACCGCGGTCGATGTCGAGACCTCGATCAACGAATATCTCGACCGCGCCGATTGGCGGGTCAGCGCCAATGCCAACCAGGGTTATTCGCTGGGCGGGCTGATCCTCAACGTCTCCGGCAAGGTGGTGGCGAATTATTGGCTGTCGCACGTCTATCCGCCCGAGGTCGGCCGCGCCCACCGCGAGGGTGACATCCACATCCACGACCTCGACATGCTGGCCGGCTACTGCGCCGGCTGGTCGCTGCGCACGCTGCTCACCGAAGGCCTCAACGGCGTGCCGGGCAAGGTGGAGGCGGCGCCGCCGAAGCACCTCTCCAGCGCGGTCGGCCAGATCGTCAATTTCCTCGGCACGCTGCAGAACGAATGGGCTGGGGCGCAGGCGTTCTCCTCGTTCGACACCTATCTCGCGCCGTTCGTGCGCAAGGACCAATTGCCCTACGCCGAGGTGCGCCAGTGCATTCAGGAGCTGGTCTATAACCTCAACGTGCCCTCGCGCTGGGGCACCCAGACGCCCTTCACCAACCTCACCTTCGACTGGACCTGTCCGGCCGATCTGCGCGACCAGGTGCCGGTGATCGCGGGCGAGGAGATGCCATTCACCTATGGCGACCTTCAGCCCGAGATGGACGCCATCAACCAGGCCTATATCGAGGTGATGACGGCGGGCGACGCCAAGGGCCGCGTCTTCACCTTCCCGATTCCGACCTACAACATCACGCCGGACTTTCCGTGGGACAGCGAGAACACCGACCGCCTGTTCGAGATGACGGCGAAGTACGGGCTGCCGTACTTCCAGAACTTCGTCAATTCCGAGCTGAAGCCGCACATGGTGCGCTCGATGTGCTGCCGCCTGCAGCTCGATCTCCGCGAACTGCTGAAACGCGGCAACGGCCTGTTCGGCTCGGCCGAGCAGACCGGCTCGGTCGGCGTCGTCACGCTCAACTGCGCGCGGCTCGGCCATCTCTGCCGCGGCGACGACGTGGCGCTGTTCGCGCGGCTCGACGCGTTGGCGGAGATTGCCCGCACCAGCCTGGAGATCAAGCGCAAGGTGATCCAGCGCCACATCGACGCCGGGCTGTTTCCCTACACAAGGCGCTATCTCGGCACGCTGCGCAACCACTTCGCCACCATCGGCGTCAACGGCATCAACGAGATGATCCGCAACTTCACCGCGAACGCCGAGGACATCACCACGGACTGGGGCCACGCGTTTGCGGTGCGGGTGCTCGATCATCTGCGCGCGCGCATCACCGCGTTCCAGGAGGAGACCGGCCACCTCTATAATCTGGAGGCGACGCCGGCCGAGGGCACCACCTACCGCTTCGCGCGCGAGGACAGAAAGCGGTTCCCCGGCATCCTGCAGGCCGGCACGCCCGAACAGCCCTATTACACCAATTCCAGCCAGCTTCCGGTCGGCTTCACCGACGATCCGTTCGAGGCGATGGCGCGGCAGGACGAGCTGCAGCGCAAATACACCGGCGGCACCGTGCTCCACCTCTATATGGGCGAGCGCATCTCGTCGGCGGCGGCGTGCAAGACGCTGGTGCGGCGAGCGCTGGAGAATTTCCGGCTGCCCTATCTCACCGTCACGCCGACCTTCTCGATCTGTCCAAAGCACGGCTACCTCGAAGGCGAGCACGCCTTCTGCCCGAAATGCGACGCCGAACTTATCGCGCGCAAGCGCGCCGCTGCGCATTGA
- the nrdD gene encoding anaerobic ribonucleoside-triphosphate reductase, with protein sequence MTHMPSPATMTAIVLDDAERQPCEIWTRVMGYHRPVASFNRGKQGEFAERRCFSERQAKLESKRG encoded by the coding sequence ATGACCCACATGCCATCCCCCGCCACCATGACTGCCATCGTGCTCGACGACGCCGAGCGCCAGCCCTGCGAGATCTGGACGCGGGTGATGGGCTATCACCGCCCGGTGGCCTCGTTCAATCGCGGCAAGCAGGGCGAGTTCGCCGAGCGGCGCTGCTTCAGCGAGCGGCAGGCGAAGCTCGAGTCGAAACGTGGCTGA
- a CDS encoding anaerobic ribonucleoside-triphosphate reductase activating protein, with protein sequence MAELRVGGLSRLSSCDWPGQLVATVFLQGCPWRCRYCHNPHLLPARGDGEIAWREVLAFLEARRGLLDGVVFSGGEPTVQAALPAAMRAVRALGFRIGLHTSGAAPERLKALLPLVDWVGFDVKAPFADYARITGVAGSGETARLSLTHLIASGVACDVRTTVHPALLDDAALARLADDLAAFGLTARLQPFRVHGCIDADLIGQSSLVSVGSTVATIEASSAS encoded by the coding sequence GTGGCTGAGCTGCGCGTCGGCGGGCTGTCGCGGTTGTCGAGCTGCGATTGGCCGGGTCAGCTCGTCGCCACGGTGTTCCTGCAAGGGTGTCCGTGGCGCTGCCGCTACTGCCACAATCCGCACCTGTTGCCGGCGCGCGGCGATGGCGAGATCGCGTGGCGCGAGGTGCTGGCGTTCCTTGAGGCGCGGCGCGGCCTGCTCGATGGCGTGGTGTTCTCCGGCGGCGAGCCGACCGTGCAGGCGGCGTTGCCGGCGGCGATGCGCGCGGTGCGGGCGCTGGGGTTCCGCATTGGTCTTCACACCTCGGGCGCGGCGCCGGAGCGGCTCAAGGCGCTGTTGCCGCTGGTCGATTGGGTGGGGTTCGATGTCAAGGCGCCGTTCGCGGACTACGCCCGCATCACCGGCGTTGCCGGCAGCGGCGAGACGGCGCGCCTGAGCCTCACCCATCTCATCGCCAGCGGCGTTGCTTGCGATGTGCGGACCACCGTGCATCCGGCGCTGCTCGATGACGCAGCGCTGGCGCGCCTTGCGGACGATCTCGCCGCGTTTGGCTTGACCGCCCGCCTGCAGCCGTTCCGCGTTCACGGCTGCATCGATGCGGACCTGATCGGTCAGTCCTCGTTGGTTTCGGTCGGCAGCACGGTCGCGACGATCGAGGCGTCGAGCGCCTCATAG